One Pyrenophora tritici-repentis strain M4 chromosome 5, whole genome shotgun sequence DNA window includes the following coding sequences:
- a CDS encoding SrmB, Superfamily II DNA and RNA helicase: protein MSHEEDLIDYSDEEIQPTEIPSNGAAGATKADLTAGEAAGDKKGSYVGIHSTGFRDFLLKDELVRAITDCGFEHPSEVQQVTIPQAILGNDVLCQAKSGLGKTAVFVLATLQQMDEKPEAGAATILVMCHTRELAYQIRNEYNRFAKFLPEVRVGVFYGGTPVQKDIELLSNKDSHPHIIVGTPGRINALVRDRHLRLANLKHFVLDECDKMLDQPDMRNDVQAIFRATPQHKQVMMFSATLNKDVRVVCKKFMQNPLEIYVDDEKKLTLHGLQQYYMKLDEKEKNRKLNDLLDSLEFNQVIIFVRSTLRCSELDKLLRECNFPSTAVHSGISQEERIKRYKEFKEFQTRICVSTDIFGRGIDVERINVAINYDMPDKADAYLHRVGRAGRFGTKGLSISFVSSPDDEAVLKSIEERFQVELPEFPENGIESATYMDN, encoded by the exons ATGTCTCACGAGGAAGACCTCATCGACTACTCCGACGAGGAGATCCAGCCCACCGAGATACCTTCCAACGGCGCCGCAGGTGCGACCAAGGCCGACCTCACCGCTGGTGAAGCTGCAGGCGACAAGAAGGGCAGCTATGTCGGCATCCACTCCACCGGTTTCCGCGACTTCCTGCTCAAAGACGAGCTCGTCCGAGCGATCACGGATTGTGGCTTCGAACATCCTTCCGAGG TCCAACAAGTTACCATCCCCCAGGCCATCCTAGGAAACGATGTCCTCTGCCAGGCCAAGTCCGGTCTCGGAAAGACAGCCGTCTTCGTGCTCGCTACTCTCCAGCAGATGGACGAGAAGCCAGAGGCCGGTGCTGCAACCATCCTAGTCATGTGCCACACTCGCGAGTTGGCCTACCAGATTCGCAACGAGTACAACCGCTTCGCCAAGTTCCTGCCCGAGGTTAGGGTCGGCGTGTTCTACGGAGGTACACCCGTTCAAAAGGACATTGAGCTCCTCAGCAACAAGGACAGCCACCCGCACATTATTGTCGGAACGCCCGGTCGTATCAACGCTCTCGTCCGCGACAGGCATCTTCGCCTTGCCAACCTCAAGCACTTTGTCCTCGACGAGTGTGACAAGATGCTCGACCAGCCAG ACATGCGCAACGACGTCCAGGCCATCTTCCGCGCCACTCCCCAGCACAAGCAGGTCATGATGTTCTCAGCCACCCTTAACAAGGATGTCCGAGTCGTCTGCAAGAAGTTCATGCAGAACCCGCTCGAGATCTACGTCGACGATGAGAAGAAACTCACACTCCACGGTCTGCAGCAGTACTACATGAAGCTTGACGAGAAGGAGAAGAACCGTAAGCTCAACGACCTTCTCGACAGCCTGGAGTTCAACCAAgtcatcatcttcgtccGTTCGACTCTCCGCTGCTCGGAGCTTGACAAGCTTCTTCGCGAGTGCAACTTCCCTAGCACTGCGGTCCACTCTGGTATCAGCCAAGAAGAGCG AATCAAGCGCTACAAGGAGTTCAAGGAGTTCCAGACCCGTATCTGTGTCTCCACTGACATCTTCGGTCGTGGTATCGATGTCGAGCGTATCAACGTCGCCATCAACTATGACATGCCCGACAAGGCTGATGCCTACCTTCACCGTGTCGGTCGTGCCGGTCGTTTCGGAACCAAGGGACTTAGTATCTCCTTTGTGAGCAGCCCAGATGACGAGGCCGTTCTCAAGTCAATTGAGGAGCGTTTCCAAGTCGAGCTTCCCGAGTTCCCCGAAAACGGCATCGAATCGGCCACATACATGGACAACTAG
- a CDS encoding RPR2, RNase P subunit RPR2 — MSKVKPPKSKGVPNKHLHVRLSYLYQAATYLTLQTTIQDTITTGVALDEQTDSHDTAKTQRQSPLALELGSDIQQVSRKGQLRLAVDLKRSMCKSCNAVLIPGRTATQVIENLSKGGKKPWADVLVVTCNLCGGKKRFPVDAKRQLKKAKRRTVPVATTSITASEEDLCSVTTVPTGSE; from the coding sequence ATGAGCAAAGTCAAACCGCCAAAGTCCAAGGGCGTCCCAAACAAGCATCTGCATGTTCGTTTGAGCTACCTCTATCAGGCAGCCACGTATCTCACTTTGCAAACCACGATACAAGACACAATCACGACTGGTGTTGCCCTAGACGAACAAACTGATTCTCATGATACGGCCAAAACTCAGAGACAATCACCACTTGCGCTAGAGCTCGGGTCAGATATCCAACAGGTGTCACGAAAAGGCCAGCTGCGGCTTGCTGTTGACTTGAAGCGCTCCATGTGCAAAAGCTGTAACGCTGTTCTTATCCCTGGGCGTACTGCGACTCAAGTCATCGAAAATCTCAGCAAAGGCGGCAAGAAGCCTTGGGCAGATGTACTCGTTGTTACATGCAATCTTTGTGGCGGCAAGAAGAGATTTCCGGTGGATGCTAAGAGACAGCTAAAGAAGGCTAAGAGGAGGACTGTTCCTGTTGCTACCACGTCGATTACCGCATCAGAGGAAGACCTATGTTCAGTCACGACAGTACCTACAGGGTCTGAGTGA
- a CDS encoding PutA, NAD-dependent aldehyde dehydrogenase: MDRITASADNDFNVALYGTLWIAALSLIWFTCRADPEEPVKYVVETPEQAEKGWKGEVLENPGLKVSGSHLIQCYAPATGEALGRVNPSTADGIDRAIEKAKAAQVKWAETSFLQRRKVLRTMLKFILENQEAIARVACLDSGKTMVDASLGEILVTVEKLRWTIKHGEKSLKAEKRDTNFLMIYPFHNLISPVIASIFAGNAIIVKGSEATAWSSSYFASIATQALKACGHPPDIVQSVVCWPDVADHLTSHPEVSHITFIGSRPVAHHVCASAAKALIPVCVELGGKDPAIVLDDLSNSDFKRVASILMRGTFQSAGQNCIGIERVIALPNVYDRLIEYLTPKIRALRPGSILNSSSDTPIDIGASISDASYSKLEDLIQDAVKNGARLLVGGKQYAHPDFPKGHYFTPTFIADVTPSMKIAQTELFAPVFLLMRAESVTDAITIANSTSYALGSSVFGSSNRDLELVVRSLHAGMVAVNDFAVYYMVQMPFGGTKGSGYGRFAGKEGLRSLCNQKSITRDRWAWAGIKTGIPPPMDIPLNGAGAGEKAWNFAQGIVWLGYGDLRGKTRGLKGLMGMK; encoded by the exons ATGGATCGTATTACTGCGAGCGCCGACAACGACTTCAATGTTGCGTTGTATGGCACGCTTTGGATAGCCGCTCTTTCTTTGATTTGGTTTACTTGCCGTGCAGACCCTGAAGAGCCTGTCAAGTATGTTGTCGAGACGCCTGAGCAAGCCGAGAAGGGATGGAAGGGTGAGGTGCTTGAGAATCCTGGATTGAAG GTTTCTGGATCCCACCTCATCCAATGCTATGCCCCCGCGACTGGCGAAGCCCTCGGGCGCGTCAACCCCTCCACGGCCGACGGCATTGACCGCGCGATTGAGAAAGCGAAAGCTGCTCAAGTGAAATGGGCCGAAACAAGCTTTCTTCAGCGCCGTAAAGTACTGCGCACTATGCTCAAGTTCATCCTGGAGAACCAAGAGGCAATTGCGAGGGTTGCGTGCCTGGACTCTGGAAAGACCATGGTGGACGCCAGCTTGGGCGAGATCTTGGTTACGGTGGAAAAGTTAAGATGGACTATCAAGCATGGTGAGAAGAGCTTGAAGGCGGAGAAGAGGGATACCAACTTCCTCATGAT CTATCCGTTTCACAACCTCATCAGTCCCGTCATAGCCTCAATCTTCGCCGGTAACGCAATCATTGTCAAAGGTTCCGAAGCCACCGCTTGGTCGTCCTCATACTTCGCCTCAATCGCTACTCAGGCTCTCAAAGCATGTGGTCACCCGCCCGATATCGTCCAATCTGTCGTCTGCTGGCCTGATGTTGCTGATCATCTTACATCCCACCCCGAGGTCTCCCATATCACATTCATTGGCTCGCGACCAGTAGCACACCATGTCTGCGCATCGGCAGCGAAGGCACTGATACCAGTATGTGTCGAGTTGGGTGGTAAAGACCCGGCAATAGTGCTGGATGACCTGTCCAACAGTGACTTCAAGCGCGTCGCTAGCATCCTCATGCGAGGTACCTTCCAGTCTGCAGGACAAAACTGCATTGGCATTGAGCGAGTCATTGCGCTTCCGAACGTCTACGACCGTCTCATCGAGTACCTCACACCGAAGATACGCGCCCTCCGCCCCGGATCTATACTCAACAGCTCCTCAGACACACCCATCGACATTGGCGCCTCAATCTCCGACGCGAGTTATTCCAAGCTCGAAGATCTCATCCAGGATGCTGTCAAAAACGGTGCTCGCCTTCTAGTCGGAGGAAAACAATACGCTCACCCTGACTTCCCCAAGGGCCACTACTTCACACCCACCTTCATAGCCGACGTAACCCCCTCGATGAAAATCGCCCAAACCGAACTCTTCGCCCcagtcttcctcctcatGCGCGCCGAATCCGTTACAGACGCCATTACAATCGCAAACAGCACGTCCTACGCCctcggctcctccgttttCGGCTCTTCCAACCGCGATCTCGAGCTCGTCGTCCGCTCCCTTCACGCAGGCATGGTGGCCGTCAACGACTTTGCAGTCTACTACATGGTGCAGATGCCGTTTGGCGGTACAAAGGGCAGTGGCTATGGTCGCTTTGCTGGCAAGGAGGGATTGAGGAGTTTGTGCAATCAGAAGAGTATTACGAGGGATCGGTGGGCATGGGCGGGGATTAAGACGGGGATTCCACCGCCGATGGATATTCCGTTGAATGGTGCGGGTGCTGGGGAGAAGGCGTGGAATTTCGCACAGGGCATTGTTTGGTTAGGATATGGGGATTTGAGGGGGAAGACTAGGGGGTTGAAGGGGTTGATGGGTATGAAGTAG
- a CDS encoding FabG, Dehydrogenase with different specificities (related to short-chain alcohol dehydrogenase), producing MGRLEGKNCIITGGAGGIGLETAILFAREGANVLLSDISGPALEKAAAKLKEVVPEAKKVETKITDVSKEADVKAMVEHVDSWGGLDVLFNNAGIMHADDDDAVNTPEKIWDLTQAINVKGVWFGCKHAVNSFRKNGKKKTSVINTASVVALVGSATPQLAYTASKGAVLAMTRELAMVHAREGFRFNALCPAPLNTPLLQDWLGDDQAKRHRREVHFPTGRFGEAVEQAQGVLFLASDESSFVNGTDFVIDGGMTRCYTTPDGPPTEPPKNNAQ from the exons ATGGGCCGTCTTGAAGGCAAGAACTGCATCATCACTGGAGGCGCTGG TGGAATTGGTCTCGAGACTGCCATTCTGTTTGCTCGGGAAGGCGCCAATGTCCTCCTTTCCGATATCTCCGGTCCAGCACTGGAGAAGGCTGCGGCCAAGCTGAAAGAGGTAGTGCCGGAGGCTAAAAAGGTCGAGACCAAGATTACCGATGTCTCCAAGGAGGCTGATGTCAAGGCTATGGTCGAGCATGTGGATTCATGGGGCGGTCTTGATGTCTTGTTCAACAACGCAGGCATCATGCACGcagacgacgacgacgctgTCAACACACCAGAGAAGATCTGGGACTTGACTCAAGCCATCAACGTAAAAGGTGTATGGTTTGGTTGCAAACACGCCGTCAACAGCTTCAGGAAGAACggaaagaagaagacgagtGTCATCAACACAGCAAGTGTGGTTGCACTAGTGGGTAGTGCAACACCGCAGCTCGCATACACAGCCAGCAAGGGCGCTGTACTTGCGATGACAAGAGAGCTGGCCATGGTCCACGCACGTGAGGGTTTCAGGTTCAACGCGCTATGCCCGGCACCACTGAA CACTCCTTTGTTGCAAGATTGGCTTGGCGATGACCAAGCTAAGCGCCACCGTCGCGAAGTCCATTTCCCAACCGGTCGATTCGGCGAGGCCGTCGAGCAGGCTCAGGGTGTCCTCTTCCTTGCCAGCGATGAGAGCAGCTTTGTCAATGGTACCGACTTCGTTATCGATGGTGGCATGACCAGATGTTACACCACTCCTGATGGACCACCTACTGAACCACCCAAGAACAACGCACAATAA
- a CDS encoding COX11, Cytochrome oxidase assembly factor — MYKMICQQTGWGGQPIKSAAHGGDTSIDPSERLRPVENHPRIRITFNGSVSDVLPWKFVPQQREVRVLPGETALAFYTATNKSPEDIIGVATYSVTPGQVAPYFSKIQCFCFEEQRLNAGETVDMPVFFYIDPEFVTDPNMKGIETVTLSYTFFKAKYDKDGHLRPVPMG, encoded by the exons ATGTACAAAATG ATCTGCCAGCAAACCGGCTGGGGAGGTCAACCCATTAAATCCGCAGCCCACGGCGGCGACACCTCCATTGACCCCTCGGAGCGTCTACGACCCGTAGAAAACCACCCAAGAATCCGCATAACATTCAACGGCTCCGTCTCGGACGTGCTACCCTGGAAATTCGTGCCCCAGCAACGCGAAGTGCGCGTCCTCCCTGGCGAGACCGCCCTCGCCTTCTACACAGCGACCAACAAGTCGCCCGAAGACATCATCGGCGTAGCCACGTACTCTGTAACACCGGGCCAGGTGGCGCCTTATTTCAGTAAGATCCAGTGTTTTTGCTTTGAGGAGCAGAGGTTGAATGCAGGAGAGACGGTGGATATGCCCGTCTTCTTTTACATTGATCCGGAGTTTGTTACGGATCCGAATATGAAGGGCATCGAGACTGTGACGTTGAGTTATACGTTTTTCAAGGCAAAGTACGATAAGGATGGGCATTTGAGACCTGTGCCTATGGGGTGA
- a CDS encoding GlnA, Glutamine synthetase has protein sequence MSDFDPSTLTAEQLPELLKDDLAVKVAGIDVDGILRGKLMAKKKFLSIANEGFGFCSVIFGWDMHDQTYFKELAISNKENGYRDLIAVPDLSSYRRIPWENNVPFFLISFHDPDTKSTLSACPRSLLKRAVDKLKDNGYGAMAGAEYEFYQFRAPQSHDGSERNTSSTAAFLRDNAVTSLPSLTEGMFGYSITRPVHNQEYYYGIFDTCAKFRCGIEGWHTESGPGVFEAALEFGEIQQMADRASLFKLVVKSLGSKFGITPCFMAKPREGLPGNSGHMHVSIVDKEGKNLFARGEEDKNALYSDIRYLSDLGRHFLAGLIDGLPDIMPILAPNVNSYKRLVENFWAPVTVSWGLEHRAASIRLIAPPTASPKATRFEVRVPGADTNPHFVLAAILALGWRGIEKKMEIGIPPLGKGEDVGSTADKGERLAKSLKEATERFMRKESIAREVFGDEFVDHFGGSRQHEIRLWDEAVTDWEVRRYIETV, from the exons ATGTCCGACTTCGACCCCTCCACTTTGACCGCCGAGCAACTACCTGAGCTCCTCAAAGATGACCTCGCAGTCAAAGTCGCAGGCATAGACGTCGATGGCATCTTGCGCGGGAAGCTTatggcgaagaagaagttcCTTAGCATAGCGAATGAAGGCTTTGGCTTCTGCAGCGTCATCTTTGGCTGGGATATGCATGATCAGACATATTTCAAGGAACTGGCCATATCGAACAAGGAGAACGGATATCGCGACTTGATTGCTGTACCAGATCTGTCGTCATACAGGAGGATACCATGGGAAAACAATGTGCCATTCTTCCTCATCAGTTTCCACGATCCCGACACAAAGTCCACCCTCAGCGCATGCCCGAGGAGTCTCTTGAAACGCGCCGTGGACAAGTTGAAGGACAATGGCTACGGTGCCATGGCCGGAG CTGAATACGAGTTCTACCAATTCCGCGCGCCCCAGAGCCATGATGGATCTGAGAGAAACACTTCGAGCACCGCTGCCTTCTTGCGCGACAACGCTGTAACCTCGCTACCAAGTCTCACAGAGGGCATGTTCGGATACAGTATCACGCGACCCGTCCACAACCAAGAATACTATTATGGTATCTTTGACACATGCGCAAAGTTCAGGTGTGGAATTGAAGGATGGCATACCGAATCTGGGCCCGGTGTCTTTGAGGCC GCCCTCGAATTTGGTGAGATCCAACAGATGGCGGACAGGGCGTCCCTTTTCAAGCTCGTGGTCAAGTCTCTCGGATCCAAATTCGGCATAACACCATGCTTCATGGCGAAACCGCGCGAAGGTCTTCCCGGAAACAGTGGCCACATGCACGTATCCATCGTAGACAAGGAGGGCAAGAACCTGTTTGCCCGCGGCGAAGAGGACAAGAACGCCCTATACTCAGATATCCGATACCTATCAGACTTGGGAAGGCATTTCCTAGCAGGCTTGATCGACGGTCTTCCGGATATCATGCCCATTCTGGCGCCAAACGTCAACAGCTACAAGCGTTTGGTAGAGAACTTCTGGGCACCAGTCACAGTATCATGGGGCCTTGAGCATCGCGCAGCATCCATCCGTCTGATTGCGCCACCTACCGCATCCCCCAAGGCAACGCGCTTCGAAGTGCGCGTCCCTGGCGCCGATACAAACCCACACTTTGTGCTCGCAGCTATTCTAGCTCTCGGCTGGCGAGGAATTgagaagaagatggagatAGGCATTCCGCCGCTAGGCAAGGGCGAGGATGTCGGTAGTACAGCAGACAAGGGCGAGCGGCTAGCGAAGAGCTTGAAAGAAGCGACAGAGCGCTTTATGCGCAAAGAGAGCATAGCAAGAGAAGTCTTTGGTGATGAATTCGTCGACCACTTTGGCGGCTCAAGACAGCACGAGATCCGTCTCTGGGACGAGGCGGTTACGGACTGGGAGGTTAGACGGTACATTGAGACTGTCTAG
- a CDS encoding ApbA, Ketopantoate reductase codes for MAPAVPRLRILSVGGNAVSAFLSWRLQATNACDVTLVWKSGYESVAQYGISFKSQLYGNERFKPHAVVRTPEDAAHSSKQPFDYVLLCVKALPDVYDIANIIESVVSPQHTCILMNTTHSLGVESYLEQRFPTNVVLSLVSGAEISQLGASEFEHKGATDIWVGPANKNANIPAQIQSDMAQALSMTLSSGQVNCQVSHNIRQQQYERMIGPIAFHPASVVFETPNHAELIEKVGVRPLINGVLDEMLALAKASDCTFPDNFRETTFQEMMRPQENNSTMYMDFEAKRPMEIETYLGSPLKLAQEAGVAVPRIETLYATLHHLNIVNRTRPAVPTVPSTQSPQNGMQPPPRMSSAPMPRGPPGPMMNGNGPIKGGPRPGSRAPSVNGVPPMMRRGPPPGPNGYPPRMNGNGQRRPSFGEDSGNLEEFSHLMLYDDMVPEGAINGGPYESAANSSNNLSIRERELMLRQRELQLREQEMNMRRGPPGPPGPGGPMGPMGPGPMGRAPSAKQIRQNPDGGFNPMQSRAPRNPFSRPGANKNRSSARLMADVPGLHDSIMNNPLMGYSSDRYGAVDRGAMGAQSRTNSLTSARLDELSGGGYGAYPAPVANVRRMSQSPGNPLSPGPRPMGRPSPPNGYAPNGNGMPPQNGRPSPPGMRQPAPRHPPGMGNAVAPQQVEQHAGVSNLYPPKSRTQVRSLTGSASNSSGNLDSENSAHSSQSSLGPRAAVGVQ; via the exons ATGGCTCCAGCTGTGCCCCGATTACGCATTCTCTCAG TGGGCGGTAATGCCGTCTCAGCCTTCTTATCGTGGCGACTGCAAGCAACGAATGCCTGCGACGTCACCCTTGTCTGGAAGTCTGGATATGAGAGCGTCGCCCAGTACGGCATATCATTCAA ATCCCAGCTATATGGCAATGAGCGCTTCAAGCCTCATGCTG TCGTACGCACCCCCGAAGATGCCGCCCATTCTTCCAAGCAGCCTTTTGACTACGTCCTCCTCTGCGTAAAAGCCCTACCCGATGTATACGATATCGCCAACATCATCGAGTCGGTCGTTTCTCCTCAGCACACGTGCATCCTTATGAACACCACACACAGTCTAGGCGTCGAATCATATCTCGAGCAGCGTTTCCCCACAAATGTAGTGCTTTCACTGGTATCCGGAGCAGAAATTTCACAGCTTGGAGCTAGCGAGTTCGAACACAAGGGCGCCACCGACATCTGGGTCGGTCCTGCAAACAAGAACGCAAATATTCCCGCCCAGATTCAGTCAGACATGGCCCAGGCCCTCTCCATGACGTTGAGCTCCGGACAGGTCAACTGCCAGGTATCGCACAATATACGACAACAGCAGTACGAGCGAATGATAGG TCCAATCGCTTTCCACCCTGCCAGTGTCGTATTCGAGACGCCCAACCACGCCGAGTTAATAGAGAAAGTCGGTGTGCGACCTCTTATCAATGGCGTGCTCGACGAAATGCTCGCTCTTGCAAAGGCCTCAGACTGCACCTTTCCCGATAACTTTCGGGAAACCACGTTCCAAGAGATGATGCGTCCTCAGGAAAATAACAGTACCATGTATATGGACTTTGAGGCTAAGCGTCCCATGGAGATTGAGACCTATCTCGGGTCTCCTCTAAAGCTTGCCCAAGAGGCCGGCGTCGCCGTGCCCAGGATTGAGACGCTATATGCCACGCTTCATCACCTCAACATTGTCAACCGAACTCGTCCCGCTGTCCCAACTGTCCCCTCAACACAGTCACCTCAGAACGGTATGCAACCGCCCCCAAGAATGTCATCGGCGCCGATGCCTCGTGGACCCCCAGGGCCCATGATGAACGGAAATGGCCCAATCAAGGGAGGTCCGCGCCCAGGGAGTCGTGCTCCATCTGTCAACGGAGTCCCCCCAATGATGCGCCGGGGCCCACCCCCTGGTCCAAACGGTTACCCTCCAAGAATGAACGGAAACGGACAACGACGTCCTTCGTTTGGCGAAGACAGCGGCAACCTCGAAGAATTTTCTCATTTGATGCTCTACGACGACATGGTCCCAGAAGGAGCCATCAACGGTGGTCCTTACGAGAGTGCTGCTAATTCGTCAAACAACCTGTCGATTCGAGAAAGGGAACTAATGCTCAGGCAGAGGGAATTGCAACTAAGAGAGCAGGAGATGAACATGCGACGCGGACCACCTGGCCCACCGGGTCCAGGAGGCCCTATGGGACCCATGGGCCCTGGACCTATGGGCCGCG CACCTAGCGCCAAGCAGATTCGCCAGAACCCTGATGGGGGCTTCAATCCCATGCAATCAAGGGCGCCGAGGAACCCATTTTCGCGTCCAGGAGCAAATAAGAATCGGAGTAGTGCTCGGTTGATGGCGGACGTTCCTGGTCTACATGACTCCATCATGAACAACCCGCTCATGGGCTATTCGTCCGACCGCTACGGAGCTGTTGATCGTGGAGCCATGGGCGCACAGTCGAGGACCAACTCACTGACATCCGCACGCCTAGATGAGCTTTCAGGTGGCGGTTACGGTGCTTACCCTGCTCCTGTCGCAAACGTTCGTCGTATGAGCCAGTCACCTGGCAATCCCCTTAGTCCCGGCCCGCGACCCATGGGCCGGCCATCACCACCAAACGGGTATGCGCCCAACGGTAACGGAATGCCCCCTCAGAACGGTCGTCCATCGCCTCCCGGCATGAGGCAGCCAGCACCACGCCATCCTCCCGGTATGGGAAACGCCGTGGCACCACAACAGGTTGAACAACACGCTGGGGTGAGCAATCTCTACCCGCCCAAGTCTCGTACCCAAGTTCGCAGTCTGACAGGCAGCGCCTCGAATAGTTCCGGTAATTTAGACTCCGAAAACTCTGCGCATAGCAGTCAGAGTAGCCTTGGACCCCGTGCCGCTGTCGGCGTTCAGTAA